Proteins from one Asterias rubens chromosome 21, eAstRub1.3, whole genome shotgun sequence genomic window:
- the LOC117304896 gene encoding trissin receptor-like encodes MTDLGYSFSSSLNETEMYDDPYVQSPLKETIILSYSLTFFFGFLGNLLVIFVIARNRSMHTVTNFFLANLAVADLFVSLFCTIPKLLWFVSSSWEYGDFLCKFHNYAMSVTTTSSIFILTVISMERFIAILRPLETRRLLTAGRLTVAMATVWIASVLFNIHSMWYFHVDYVDGVPYCIPNVKMTSPHVKIQTVVFFCIYYVIPLMVMVILYGLIGHKLWVSSKLRLTASDCEKPDRPKRNIITRLAGVRDIFKRRNQTPAPSCDAQKQANNGGNVDASRQGPPGTFEEAQVLIQTQISTKSEENPETQKIGPFFLDEPDEDSGQMSPAVDQSCIYKPKGDPDHEISIRIEMAGNKKEETRETTLTESRNGPVENNACKVTTNNNQSKASDAAPKVSKPRRPFSAARPLTISKSEKSKHKKSKKKETVSARKKVIKLLVVVVSSFALCLLPYQIVALVLPFGSIHIPPFFNPMIYLCYFFNSALNPFLYAFLSDNFRKRMRETLTLRSSTRQRQWKQTQWRMRSMTEATETETVYTSS; translated from the exons ATGACGG ACCTGGGCTATTCCTTCTCATCAAGCCTCAATGAGACAGAAATGTACGATGACCCGTACGTCCAGTCACCTCTAAAGGAGACAATCATCTTGAGCTATTCTTTAACTTTCTTCTTTGGTTTCCTTGGCAACCTTCTGGTGATATTCGTCATTGCTCGGAATAGGTCCATGCACACTGTCACAAACTTCTTCCTGGCAAACCTAGCCGTAGCCGACCTGTTTGTGTCGCTGTTCTGCACCATCCCCAAGCTACTGTGGTTCGTTTCGTCCAGCTGGGAGTATGGCGACTTCCTTTGTAAGTTCCATAACTACGCCATGAGCGTCACGACAACATCGTCCATCTTTATCTTAACCGTCATCTCCATGGAACGTTTCATCGCCATATTGCGCCCTCTAGAGACGAGACGACTCCTAACGGCCGGTCGACTCACCGTAGCAATGGCGACCGTATGGATCGCTAGCGTCTTGTTCAACATCCACTCAATGTGGTATTTCCATGTAGATTATGTTGACGGTGTCCCTTACTGTATTCCCAATGTGAAAATGACAAGTCCACACGTGAAGATACAAACAGTTGTGTTCTTCTGTATTTATTACGTCATTCCACTGATGGTGATGGTTATCCTGTACGGCCTGATCGGCCACAAACTCTGGGTGAGCAGTAAACTGAGGCTCACTGCATCAGATTGTGAGAAGCCTGATCGACCAAAGAGGAACATCATTACCAGGTTGGCTGGTGTGCGGGACATCTTTAAGAGAAGAAACCAAACaccagcgccctcttgtgacgcACAGAAACAAGCCAACAACGGAGGCAATGTGGATGCGAGTCGCCAAGGACCACCAGGTACATTCGAGGAGGCACAGGTGTTGATACAGACTCAAATCTCGACCAAATCAGAGGAGAATCCCGAAACACAAAAGATTGGGCCATTCTTTTTGGACGAGCCTGATGAGGATAGCGGCCAGATGAGCCCAGCAGTTGACCAATCATGTATCTACAAACCGAAAGGGGATCCCGACCACGAGATAAGCATCCGAATCGAAATGGCGGGAAATAAGAAAGAAGAGACGCGGGAAACAACTCTCACGGAATCGCGGAACGGTCCAGTGGAAAATAACGCCTGCAAAGTGACGACGAACAACAATCAGAGTAAGGCCTCGGACGCGGCTCCAAAGGTCTCGAAACCCCGTCGTCCCTTCTCGGCTGCTCGCCCCCTCACAATCTCCAAATCAGAAAAGTCCAAACACAAGAAGAGCAAGAAGAAAGAAACCGTCTCAGCTCGTAAGAAAGTGATTAAGTTATTGGTCGTCGTGGTGTCCTCTTTCGCCCTTTGCCTGCTGCCCTATCAGATCGTGGCACTGGTCCTACCGTTTGGATCCATTCACATTCCCCCCTTTTTTAACCCCATGATTTACCTGTGTTATTtcttcaacagcgccctcaatccTTTCTTATACGCATTTCTTTCGGATAATTTCCGAAAGAGGATGCGAGAGACATTGACGCTAAGGTCGTCAACTCGTCAGAGACAATGGAAGCAGACACAATGGCGCATGCGCAGTATGACTGAAGCCACGGAGACGGAAACAGTGTATACGTCATCGTAG